The following are from one region of the Prochlorococcus marinus str. SB genome:
- the groL gene encoding chaperonin GroEL (60 kDa chaperone family; promotes refolding of misfolded polypeptides especially under stressful conditions; forms two stacked rings of heptamers to form a barrel-shaped 14mer; ends can be capped by GroES; misfolded proteins enter the barrel where they are refolded when GroES binds), translated as MAKQLSFSNESREALEKGVNFVANAVKVTIGPKAKNVVIEKKFGSPDIVRDGSTVAKEIEIENPISNLGAKLIEQVASKTKESAGDGTTTATILAQKMVQEGLKNIASGANPMELKKGMEAGLAFVLEKLSSKSISLNGSDIQKVATVSAGGDEEIGSIISKAMDIVTSDGVITVEESQSLETELDITEGMSFDRGYSSPYFVTDQERQVCELENPKILITDQKVSTLVDLVPILEEIQKSGSPFLILAEDIEGEALTTLVLNKNSGVLNVASVRAPLFGERRKAALEDIAILTGAKLISEDKSMTLDKLSINDLGKAKKITITKDKTTIVAFEDTKDLVKARVEKLKREVNITESDYDQDKINERIAKLAGGVALIKVGAATETEMKFKKLRIEDSLNATKAAIEEGVVSGGGQTLIEISDDLLKLSETSSDDLRTGINIVKEALLEPTKQIAKNAGFNGDVVVAEIQRLNKGFNANSGQYEDLKDSGILDPTKVIRLALQDSVSIAAMLLTTEVAMADIPEPEAAASGGPGGDPMGGMGGMGMPGMGGMGMPGMGGMGMPGMGGMGMPGMGGMGMPGMGGMGMPGMGGMGMPGMM; from the coding sequence ATGGCTAAACAGTTAAGTTTTTCTAATGAATCAAGAGAAGCGCTAGAAAAAGGTGTTAATTTCGTAGCTAATGCGGTTAAGGTTACTATTGGGCCGAAGGCAAAAAACGTTGTAATAGAAAAGAAATTTGGTTCGCCAGATATAGTAAGAGATGGATCTACAGTTGCTAAAGAGATCGAGATTGAAAACCCTATTTCTAATTTAGGCGCGAAATTAATAGAACAAGTTGCATCCAAGACAAAAGAGAGTGCTGGTGATGGAACAACAACAGCAACCATTTTGGCTCAGAAGATGGTTCAGGAGGGATTAAAAAATATTGCTTCTGGAGCCAACCCTATGGAGTTAAAAAAAGGTATGGAGGCGGGCCTAGCTTTTGTCTTAGAAAAATTAAGTTCCAAAAGTATTTCATTAAATGGTTCTGATATCCAAAAAGTTGCAACAGTTAGTGCTGGAGGTGATGAAGAAATTGGATCTATAATTTCGAAAGCAATGGATATTGTTACTTCAGATGGTGTAATAACTGTCGAAGAATCTCAATCACTAGAAACAGAATTAGATATAACTGAAGGTATGTCTTTTGATAGAGGTTATAGTTCTCCATATTTCGTAACAGACCAAGAAAGACAAGTTTGTGAACTTGAAAATCCTAAAATATTAATAACTGATCAAAAAGTCTCAACTTTAGTTGATCTTGTTCCAATACTTGAAGAAATTCAGAAGTCAGGCTCACCTTTTCTAATCCTTGCTGAAGATATCGAAGGAGAGGCTTTAACCACTTTGGTTTTGAATAAGAATAGTGGAGTTTTAAATGTAGCTTCCGTAAGAGCTCCGTTATTTGGTGAGAGAAGAAAAGCTGCCCTTGAAGATATTGCAATTCTTACAGGGGCTAAGTTAATTAGCGAAGATAAATCGATGACACTTGATAAATTATCGATTAATGATTTAGGCAAAGCAAAAAAAATAACTATCACAAAGGATAAAACTACAATTGTTGCCTTCGAAGACACTAAAGATTTAGTTAAAGCTCGAGTAGAGAAATTAAAGAGAGAAGTTAACATAACTGAATCTGATTATGATCAGGATAAAATCAATGAAAGGATAGCCAAACTAGCCGGAGGAGTAGCTCTTATAAAAGTAGGAGCTGCTACAGAAACAGAGATGAAGTTTAAAAAGTTGAGAATCGAAGATTCCCTTAATGCCACGAAAGCTGCTATTGAAGAGGGTGTTGTTTCTGGAGGAGGACAAACTTTAATTGAAATATCGGATGACCTTTTAAAATTAAGTGAAACATCTTCAGATGATTTAAGAACGGGGATAAATATAGTTAAAGAAGCCCTTTTGGAACCTACCAAACAAATAGCAAAAAATGCTGGTTTTAATGGTGATGTAGTTGTCGCTGAAATTCAAAGGCTTAACAAAGGCTTTAATGCTAATTCAGGACAATATGAGGATTTAAAAGATTCAGGAATATTAGATCCAACCAAAGTAATAAGATTAGCTCTTCAAGATTCAGTATCTATTGCGGCTATGCTCCTCACAACAGAAGTTGCGATGGCTGACATCCCAGAACCTGAAGCCGCAGCCTCTGGAGGGCCAGGTGGAGATCCAATGGGAGGAATGGGTGGCATGGGAATGCCAGGAATGGGTGGCATGGGAATGCCAGGAATGGGTGGCATGGGAATGCCAGGAATGGGTGGCATGGGAATGCCAGGAATGGGTGGCATGGGAATGCCAGGAATGGGTGGCATGGGAATGCCAGGAATGGGTGGTATGGGAATGCCGGGTATGATGTAA
- the fabG gene encoding 3-oxoacyl-[acyl-carrier-protein] reductase translates to MSNTDSLSGKVALITGASRGIGKEIALELSRLGAQVFINYSSSDEKAEEVVNSIKNSGGKAHKLKFDVSREDSVSSAFEEIIKINGSIDILINNAGITRDGLLMRMKSEQWDDVLNTNLKGVFLCTKYASKFMMKKRSGSIVNISSVVGIIGNPGQANYSAAKAGVIGFTKTCAKEFASRGINVNAIAPGFIKTEMTEKLNTEEILKLIPLGKLGSCTQIANLVSFLVSSDAGSYITGQTISIDGGMSI, encoded by the coding sequence ATGTCCAATACAGATTCATTATCAGGCAAAGTTGCTTTAATCACTGGAGCTAGCAGAGGAATTGGTAAAGAAATTGCTTTAGAACTAAGCCGCTTAGGAGCACAAGTTTTTATTAATTACTCTTCTTCTGATGAAAAAGCTGAAGAAGTTGTAAATTCAATAAAAAATTCGGGAGGTAAAGCTCATAAATTAAAATTTGATGTATCAAGAGAGGATTCTGTCAGTTCAGCTTTTGAAGAAATCATAAAAATTAATGGTTCCATTGATATTCTTATTAACAATGCTGGTATTACTAGAGATGGACTATTGATGAGAATGAAATCGGAACAATGGGATGATGTATTAAATACAAACTTAAAAGGGGTTTTTCTTTGTACAAAATATGCTTCAAAATTTATGATGAAAAAAAGAAGTGGTAGTATCGTAAATATTTCATCTGTTGTTGGAATAATTGGTAATCCCGGTCAAGCAAATTATTCTGCTGCTAAAGCAGGAGTTATTGGATTCACCAAAACTTGTGCTAAAGAATTTGCTTCAAGAGGTATAAACGTAAATGCAATAGCTCCAGGCTTTATAAAAACAGAAATGACTGAAAAACTTAATACTGAAGAGATACTTAAACTTATCCCTTTAGGAAAATTAGGAAGTTGTACTCAAATTGCAAACTTAGTGTCATTTTTAGTTTCAAGTGATGCAGGAAGTTACATTACAGGCCAAACAATCAGTATAGACGGGGGTATGAGTATTTAG
- a CDS encoding ABC transporter permease produces MELQQYNLFFLYQETFALTKRLFIQLKRRPSTLLAGILQPIIWLFLFGALFSKAPEGFLPGVDSYGNFLGAGLIVFTAFSGALNSGLPLMFDREFGFLNRLLVAPLTSRLSIVLSSFFYITILSFVQSIVIMIVSYILGYGWPNLYGLGIVFTTLILLVLFVTSISLCLAFVLPGHIELIALIFVINLPLLFASTALAPISFMPNWLGWLASLNPLTFAIEPIRTAYTQTMDLEFVALHAPYGDLTCKSCISILFSLTVFSLIIIRPLLNRKLN; encoded by the coding sequence ATGGAATTACAACAGTATAATTTATTTTTTTTATATCAAGAAACATTTGCCTTAACAAAGAGATTATTTATTCAATTAAAAAGGAGACCATCAACTCTTTTAGCAGGAATATTACAACCAATAATTTGGCTTTTTTTATTTGGGGCATTATTCTCTAAAGCTCCTGAAGGTTTTTTACCAGGAGTTGATTCTTATGGGAATTTTTTAGGAGCAGGACTTATTGTTTTTACTGCTTTTAGCGGAGCCCTAAACTCTGGTCTTCCTTTAATGTTTGATAGAGAGTTTGGATTTCTTAATAGATTACTTGTGGCTCCTTTAACCAGTAGATTATCCATAGTTTTATCTTCTTTCTTTTACATAACAATCTTGAGCTTTGTTCAAAGTATTGTAATAATGATTGTTTCATACATTTTGGGTTATGGATGGCCCAACTTATATGGTTTAGGAATTGTATTTACAACACTAATTTTATTAGTTCTTTTTGTGACATCAATAAGTTTATGTTTAGCGTTTGTTTTGCCGGGACATATTGAATTAATCGCTCTTATATTCGTAATAAATTTACCTCTTCTATTTGCGAGTACTGCTTTAGCTCCAATCTCTTTTATGCCAAATTGGCTGGGATGGTTAGCTTCATTAAATCCATTAACTTTTGCTATTGAACCAATTAGGACTGCCTATACACAAACAATGGATTTAGAATTTGTGGCTTTACATGCCCCTTATGGTGATTTAACTTGTAAGAGTTGTATCTCAATTTTATTTTCTTTAACAGTTTTTTCCTTGATTATTATAAGACCTCTGTTAAATAGAAAGTTAAATTAG
- the ispD gene encoding 2-C-methyl-D-erythritol 4-phosphate cytidylyltransferase, giving the protein MHFLIPAAGSGSRMKAGKNKLLIDLEGESLIYWTLKSVFSASSTNWVGIIGQPKDKNLLLNSAKDFAHKVHWINGGDTRQQSVFNGLKALPKDAEKVLIHDGARCLINPELIDLCAKQLDENEAIILATRVTDTIKIVDNEGFIKETPDRNYLWAAQTPQGFLVDRLKKAHEMAIDKNWKVTDDASLFEMLNWKVKIIEGTYSNIKITSPIDLKIAKLFVKNS; this is encoded by the coding sequence GTGCACTTTTTAATACCAGCTGCAGGAAGTGGTAGCAGAATGAAAGCTGGAAAAAATAAATTACTTATTGATTTAGAGGGAGAGTCTTTGATTTATTGGACACTTAAATCTGTATTTTCTGCAAGCTCGACAAACTGGGTTGGAATAATTGGGCAACCGAAAGATAAAAACTTATTACTAAATTCAGCTAAGGATTTTGCCCATAAAGTTCATTGGATTAATGGTGGTGACACCAGACAACAGTCAGTTTTTAATGGTTTAAAAGCGTTACCAAAAGATGCTGAAAAAGTTTTAATACATGATGGCGCTAGATGTCTAATTAATCCTGAATTGATAGACCTTTGTGCCAAGCAATTAGATGAAAATGAAGCTATAATTTTAGCTACTAGGGTAACAGACACTATAAAGATTGTTGATAATGAAGGTTTTATTAAAGAAACACCAGACAGAAATTATTTATGGGCAGCGCAAACTCCTCAGGGCTTTTTAGTAGATAGATTAAAAAAAGCTCATGAGATGGCAATTGATAAAAACTGGAAAGTCACAGATGATGCTTCTTTATTCGAAATGCTTAATTGGAAAGTGAAGATTATTGAAGGAACTTATTCAAATATAAAAATTACATCCCCTATAGATTTGAAAATAGCAAAACTTTTTGTGAAGAACTCCTAG
- a CDS encoding 4-hydroxybenzoate polyprenyltransferase produces the protein MKYTIGHMQNKNRQIKLSTFFELLRWNKPTGRMILLIPAGWSLYLTPDANPTFFMLLRIILGGLLVSGLGCVVNDIWDKKIDQRVVRTKNRPLAANKISLKTAYSILFFLILCSFFLTLSLPQPGRILSISLAFLALPIILIYPSAKRWFKYPQLILSICWGFAVLIPWAANEGNLKSIVLLFCWLATIFWTFGFDTIYALADKKYDIKIGINSSAVNLHNNTRITIQICYFLTSFFLAICGFINQMDFIFWPIWFATSILMQKDILKVFPEEKQSIKNIGNHFKNQAIYGGVILLGIIIAS, from the coding sequence ATGAAATATACAATAGGTCATATGCAAAATAAAAATCGACAAATTAAATTAAGTACTTTTTTTGAATTATTAAGGTGGAATAAGCCGACTGGAAGAATGATCTTACTTATTCCTGCTGGATGGAGTTTATATTTAACCCCAGATGCTAATCCAACATTTTTTATGTTGCTAAGAATAATACTGGGAGGACTACTAGTAAGTGGATTAGGCTGCGTGGTTAATGATATTTGGGACAAAAAAATTGATCAAAGAGTTGTTAGGACAAAAAATAGACCTCTAGCTGCAAATAAAATCAGTCTTAAAACAGCTTATTCAATTCTTTTCTTTTTAATTTTATGTAGCTTTTTTCTAACTTTGTCACTACCTCAGCCTGGGAGAATCCTTTCAATTTCACTTGCTTTTTTAGCTTTACCTATCATTTTAATTTATCCTTCTGCTAAAAGATGGTTTAAATATCCTCAATTAATCTTATCCATATGCTGGGGTTTTGCTGTCTTAATTCCATGGGCCGCAAATGAAGGCAATTTAAAAAGTATTGTTTTACTATTTTGCTGGCTAGCTACCATTTTTTGGACTTTTGGCTTTGACACGATTTATGCTTTAGCAGATAAAAAATATGATATAAAAATTGGAATTAATAGTTCTGCAGTTAACCTCCATAACAACACAAGAATAACCATTCAAATTTGTTATTTTTTAACTTCTTTTTTTCTCGCAATATGCGGATTTATTAATCAAATGGATTTTATTTTTTGGCCAATTTGGTTTGCAACGTCAATCTTAATGCAGAAAGATATACTAAAAGTATTTCCTGAGGAAAAGCAATCAATAAAAAATATTGGCAATCACTTCAAAAATCAAGCAATTTATGGAGGAGTCATTTTATTAGGAATTATTATTGCTTCATAA
- a CDS encoding LD-carboxypeptidase, with translation MVFRLKKGDLIDILAPGSFIDEDENFQKGIEILKNWGLEINENNSLSKKFGYFAGDDLTRFEELEKAQNSKLIIFAKGGWGSARLLEKEPSWQHGLMLGFSDTCSLLLSKYSQGFIGSIHGPMVTSLFKEPEWSLERLRNLLFEGYVEDIIGIPLRSGKAKGEIIVSNLTIATFLIGTNHFPDCKGKIIIFEDINEDIYKIDRMLTYLRMTKTISEIAGIGFGSFSNDSCDLELKDLLKNCIIERLQEFDFPILFDLPIGHISGNACIPLGYEATLNGDNGILSIDKPF, from the coding sequence ATGGTTTTTAGATTAAAAAAAGGGGATTTAATAGATATATTAGCTCCAGGCTCCTTTATTGATGAAGACGAAAACTTTCAAAAAGGCATAGAAATCTTAAAAAACTGGGGTTTGGAAATTAATGAAAATAATTCTCTATCAAAAAAATTTGGTTATTTTGCAGGCGATGATCTAACTAGATTTGAAGAACTTGAAAAAGCACAAAATAGTAAGCTAATCATTTTTGCAAAAGGAGGCTGGGGTTCGGCAAGACTTTTAGAAAAAGAACCTTCTTGGCAGCATGGTTTAATGCTTGGATTCTCAGATACATGTTCTTTATTACTATCAAAATATTCTCAAGGATTTATAGGTTCTATTCATGGCCCCATGGTTACTAGCCTTTTCAAAGAACCAGAGTGGAGTCTTGAGAGATTAAGAAATTTACTTTTTGAGGGATATGTTGAGGACATAATAGGAATCCCTTTAAGAAGTGGGAAAGCGAAAGGAGAGATAATAGTTTCTAACTTAACTATTGCTACTTTTTTAATTGGTACTAATCACTTTCCAGATTGCAAAGGGAAAATAATAATTTTTGAAGACATTAATGAAGATATTTATAAAATTGATCGCATGTTAACTTACCTTAGGATGACTAAAACAATTTCTGAAATTGCGGGTATTGGATTCGGAAGTTTTTCTAATGATTCCTGCGACCTTGAATTGAAAGATTTACTAAAAAACTGCATTATTGAAAGACTTCAAGAGTTCGATTTTCCTATTCTTTTTGATCTCCCAATAGGCCACATATCAGGGAATGCATGCATCCCGTTAGGGTATGAAGCAACCTTAAATGGTGACAACGGCATTCTTAGTATCGATAAACCTTTTTAA